The DNA window AAGTCAAAGCTTCTTAGTCCCGCTTCCACATGACCTACAGGAAAATTCAGTTTCAGCGCGGCGAGCGCCGACGCCAACGTTGCGTTCGTGTCGCCTTCCACAAGAACGACTCGGGGCTTAACTTTGCTTACAACCCGCTCTATTACGGTGAGGATTCTCGCGGTCTGGATGCCTTGTAAACGAGTCTTGACTTCGAAACCATAGTCTGGTCTCGGCAGCTCAAGTTCTTCAATAAACTGTTGGGACATATTGTAATCATAGTGCTGTCCGCAGTGGACAAAAACAAAGGGGAGGGAATTCTCACTCAAAGCACGTATGATTGGAGCCATCTTGATAATTTCCGGCCTCGTGCCTACAACGACCATACAAGTTCTCGTGTTTCTGATCTCTTTCACAGCTCCTTGGGCATTCTTTAGCTCAGGTCTTATTTGAACCACATTTCTATTCTAGCCCCGAGCCACGTATAAATGCGGTTCTGGTTCCTTCTCCCTGGCGGCGTACACAGCTAACGCCAGAGCCCACAATTGATCATCATGTGTTCCCGAAGGATGATAAAATGTCATTACACCTTTTTCTTCAGGGCTTTCACTCGGCTTCGCCTTGCCAAACCTGTATTGCTGCTCATTGATTTGTGAGAGCAGAGCTCTATCCATCGGAAGTGTCAGTTTCTTCTGCTCCATTCTAGTCTGCAACAGAATCATCATATCCTGCTTGATTTTGACGGTAAAAGTCAACCCGTCAATTTGAGAAGCAAACTCCTTTATCTCCTCCACCAAGCTTTCCCCCACTGCACTCTGGTCAACAAAGCCTTTCGCTATGTCAAACTTCTGATTCAACCTGCGAATGAAACCAACAACTTCAGTGTAAGTTGTGCCCAACGGGAACTGTTTCAGAAAGACAAGCCTAATTCGCTGTTCCTCCTCCTCTCTCATCAATACCACAACGCTATAATCAACTCTTTTACCAAAATCAGCGCCCAAGAAATATGTCCCACGTATTTTGCCTTCAGTCTTCAACTGATCCGCGTCAACAAGATCATAGTCATCCACACATTCACGGATCAAATCTTGACTGAAAAAACTGTTCTCGTCCTCAATGAATTCCGCCTCATACTCCATCTTGTACCTTAACTCGCCCATATCTCGCCTCTGCTCTTCCAGGAACTCCTTTGAGATTCGTGGGCATTCCTCCGCTTTAACATGCTGACTCCAATAATCTGGATTCTTAAAGCTGCGATAAAAAATGTGATCGCGACCCCAAGGCGTACTCAACATAATCGCCGCCCCATCCGTAGTCGCCAGCATAGGAAAAATAACACTCGCAATAACATCTTCCGGCATGAAAGCGGCTTCATCCATAACCACCAAATCCGCCGTATAGCCCCTCAACGAAGCCCCATCAGGGCCACAGGGCAGAGCGATAATCTGACTTCCATTTCTGAAGTGAATCAAAGTTCGGGTCGACTTAACCACTGACTTCCGCAGCATCGGATGAGCCGCGACAAGACCTTCAATCACACCGAACATGATCATGCTCTGCCTCAGACCACGACTCACAATGAGCGTAGTCTTAGAATTTGTGAAAGCGAAATGAATGACCTTAACTGCAATAGCCGTTGTCTTGCCCGTCTGACGCGCCCAACAAGCCACAATACGTTTGCTCTTAGAGAGCAATAACTTAGACTGATACGGAAAAGCATGAAAGCCTAAAACAGCTTCTGCAAAAACCACAGGATCCTCACGGAGCTTAACCCTTAACGAATCAAATCCTTCCATGGGTATGCCGTCCCCAAATCATCTTCGTCTTAATGACCATTAGAGCAAGTCTCCTCGAAGCGTAAGTCTTGGGAACCCTTGACTCCACAGCTGACAGGTAGGAAGCCAAATCCAAATCAACTGCTGACTTACTTCCAATCTTATTCAAGGCTTCAGCAACGACAACTAACGCCTGAACCTGCCGAGTCAAAGAGCGACTCCAACGCAACTTCATTTCACCTCTAACTTTCTTCGCCTGCAACTGCCTCACAGTTAACTCAATGCTCCGCTTCAAATTCTCAGCAGCCATCAACAACAACTCCTCAGAATTAGACCGCTCCCCACGTCTATCAGAGGCTATGTTGTCTTCAACCATTCACAAACCCTCCACAATCAAAGAAGATGCTGTACTTCGTTGTTTCAACAAGCATCAAAAAACTAAACACAAACTTTTAGCTTAAACGACAAAAAGGAAAAAAACCTTGCCCAGAGACGAATGAAACTAAACTCCCAAAAACACCCAACAAATCACTTAGAAATCACTAACAAATCACTCCACGCCAACCTCGAACACAACCCAAAACAACAACCAAACCAAAAACAAAACCCAAAACACAAACAACCACACAACACACAAAACAAAAAAAATTTCACCAAATCGAGAGAGTCAGACCTCACTTTCTCCTCAATACCTCTGCAACAATTCTTTGTGAGGCTTGGCCATCACCAAAAGGATTCTTCAGCTTTCGAAACTTATTTTTCACGTCGGGTGATTTCATTATTTCTCTGGCTGCTTTAATGATTCTTGCAGGGTTGCTTCCAGCTAGGATGTTCGAATGTATTC is part of the Candidatus Bathyarchaeia archaeon genome and encodes:
- a CDS encoding phage terminase large subunit, producing the protein MEGFDSLRVKLREDPVVFAEAVLGFHAFPYQSKLLLSKSKRIVACWARQTGKTTAIAVKVIHFAFTNSKTTLIVSRGLRQSMIMFGVIEGLVAAHPMLRKSVVKSTRTLIHFRNGSQIIALPCGPDGASLRGYTADLVVMDEAAFMPEDVIASVIFPMLATTDGAAIMLSTPWGRDHIFYRSFKNPDYWSQHVKAEECPRISKEFLEEQRRDMGELRYKMEYEAEFIEDENSFFSQDLIRECVDDYDLVDADQLKTEGKIRGTYFLGADFGKRVDYSVVVLMREEEEQRIRLVFLKQFPLGTTYTEVVGFIRRLNQKFDIAKGFVDQSAVGESLVEEIKEFASQIDGLTFTVKIKQDMMILLQTRMEQKKLTLPMDRALLSQINEQQYRFGKAKPSESPEEKGVMTFYHPSGTHDDQLWALALAVYAAREKEPEPHLYVARG